The Mesobacillus jeotgali genome window below encodes:
- a CDS encoding nucleoside hydrolase — protein MVKKILFFSDFGIDDNIAVLYAFFNKEIELVGVVADYGNVSKQDAMRNAAYIQELTGRKDVPAFAGAELPLTGDPPAYVPDVHGIEGLGPIIPDIEVDYTLENFHGIQEIIEKNPGEINIVNVGRLSSLAAAFILYPETMKKVKGFYIMGGAFNEPGNVTPVAEANFYGDPYAANILLTQAKTPVKIIPLNVTSGAIVTPALINELDEYYHSIGSEVGKLVKPMFDYYYKFYKERNPELTGAPLHDVLTLWALVHEDHVVYRDIPVKVVVNIGEAFGQSIGDFRSYIDKAVYPVHQVAVNFNYAEFIKDFYKTMKNSQTHNGTG, from the coding sequence TTGGTTAAAAAGATACTGTTTTTTAGTGATTTTGGAATAGATGACAATATCGCTGTATTATATGCGTTCTTTAACAAGGAAATCGAACTGGTTGGAGTAGTTGCTGATTATGGAAATGTTTCAAAGCAAGACGCGATGCGAAATGCTGCTTATATTCAGGAACTTACAGGAAGGAAAGATGTTCCAGCTTTCGCAGGTGCTGAACTGCCATTGACAGGAGATCCGCCTGCATATGTGCCTGACGTCCACGGCATTGAAGGACTGGGTCCAATTATCCCTGATATTGAAGTGGATTACACTCTTGAAAATTTCCATGGTATCCAGGAAATCATCGAAAAAAACCCAGGTGAAATCAATATTGTGAATGTTGGCAGGCTGTCATCACTTGCGGCTGCATTCATTCTCTATCCTGAAACCATGAAAAAAGTAAAGGGTTTTTACATTATGGGTGGTGCATTCAATGAACCGGGGAATGTGACGCCGGTGGCTGAAGCGAATTTCTATGGTGACCCTTACGCCGCTAACATCTTGTTGACTCAGGCCAAAACACCTGTTAAAATCATTCCGCTAAATGTGACAAGTGGAGCGATAGTCACTCCTGCCTTGATTAATGAGCTTGATGAGTATTACCACTCAATCGGGAGTGAAGTAGGAAAGCTTGTGAAGCCAATGTTTGATTATTACTACAAGTTTTATAAGGAACGAAATCCTGAACTGACTGGTGCTCCTCTCCACGATGTTCTTACCTTATGGGCGTTGGTCCATGAAGATCATGTAGTTTACCGCGACATCCCTGTTAAGGTTGTCGTAAACATAGGAGAGGCATTTGGACAGAGCATCGGAGATTTTAGGAGTTATATTGATAAAGCAGTATATCCTGTCCATCAAGTAGCAGTCAACTTCAATTATGCAGAGTTCATAAAAGATTTCTACAAGACGATGAAAAATTCACAAACTCACAATGGCACAGGGTAA
- a CDS encoding ATP-binding protein, whose product MCRIFSLFTLDGTECDNENMKLNVKNMPLFKKVLMFSFMITTIVVVSTIGTSFYLQSKQLKSQMADKVEGVAGIWSSTLDPEDIKKADELRDPSTPSNRRLEKLLTMVGDKSASFLGAYIILPEEYPNQKVYILSASDVYNGYSFDSMMFYDAGEEFLGAYRETRKNKTITSTDIFTDQYGSWISSFAPITDNSGNVVAILGIDAKASIIKKNQMEILLLLLLEMAAILAAVYVILNWGLKKVMKPVDDLFFGIKEISSGNFSVKLPVHDQSELSLLSEKFNEMASQLSQLFERVSEASKQLGQTSIKDKESLLLEEAINTMEDIFERTKLQQELQRAEKMNAIGQLAASVAHEIRNPMTVVKGFLQIFLSKEMSEEDHMYLKLMIEELNRAENIINDYLSLAKPDVGKLETIDGSVLTEQVMDLMSSYAMMSKNISMHTEIKDQVRIRGNKSELKQVLINILKNGIEAMGDGGKLSMTLEKQGDFGVFIVKDTGIGMTEEELSRLGTAFYSLKERGTGMGLMVCYQIVERMKGHIKVTSKKGEGTIFEIMVPLLMESPE is encoded by the coding sequence TTGTGTCGAATATTTTCATTATTCACTTTAGATGGAACGGAATGTGACAATGAAAATATGAAGCTTAATGTTAAGAACATGCCATTATTTAAAAAGGTCTTAATGTTTTCGTTTATGATCACAACGATTGTGGTCGTGTCAACAATAGGAACAAGCTTCTACCTGCAGTCAAAACAATTGAAAAGCCAAATGGCAGACAAGGTTGAAGGAGTGGCGGGTATTTGGTCATCCACACTGGATCCTGAGGACATTAAAAAGGCAGATGAGCTCCGTGATCCGTCGACCCCTTCCAATAGGAGGCTCGAAAAGCTTCTCACTATGGTAGGCGATAAAAGTGCTTCATTCCTCGGTGCTTACATTATCCTGCCTGAAGAATATCCAAATCAGAAAGTTTACATATTGTCTGCATCAGATGTTTATAATGGATACTCCTTCGATTCCATGATGTTTTATGATGCAGGTGAAGAATTTTTAGGTGCGTATCGAGAAACAAGGAAAAATAAGACCATAACAAGTACCGATATTTTTACAGATCAATATGGATCTTGGATTTCTTCCTTTGCTCCAATTACAGATAACAGCGGTAATGTAGTAGCCATACTGGGGATTGATGCAAAGGCATCCATCATAAAGAAAAATCAAATGGAAATTCTTCTGCTGTTATTGTTGGAGATGGCCGCCATTTTAGCTGCCGTATATGTCATTCTGAATTGGGGTCTCAAAAAGGTCATGAAACCAGTAGATGATTTGTTTTTTGGCATAAAGGAAATCAGTTCTGGTAATTTCAGCGTCAAACTTCCGGTCCATGATCAATCTGAGTTAAGTTTATTGAGTGAAAAGTTCAATGAGATGGCTTCCCAGCTCTCCCAGCTATTCGAAAGGGTTTCTGAGGCGTCAAAGCAATTGGGCCAAACATCCATTAAGGATAAGGAATCTCTTCTGTTGGAAGAAGCCATTAATACCATGGAGGATATCTTTGAACGTACAAAGCTTCAGCAAGAGCTTCAACGTGCGGAGAAAATGAACGCGATCGGCCAGCTGGCAGCCTCTGTTGCGCATGAAATCAGGAACCCTATGACTGTTGTTAAAGGCTTCCTGCAAATTTTCCTCTCCAAAGAGATGAGTGAAGAAGACCATATGTATTTGAAGCTGATGATCGAAGAACTGAACAGAGCGGAAAATATCATTAATGACTATTTGAGTCTGGCCAAACCTGATGTTGGAAAGCTTGAAACCATCGATGGCAGCGTGCTGACGGAACAGGTCATGGATTTGATGAGCTCTTATGCCATGATGTCAAAAAATATTTCAATGCATACCGAAATAAAGGATCAGGTTAGAATCAGGGGCAATAAGAGTGAACTAAAACAAGTGCTTATCAATATCCTTAAAAACGGCATCGAAGCAATGGGGGATGGAGGCAAGCTTAGTATGACACTGGAGAAGCAAGGTGACTTTGGTGTTTTCATCGTCAAAGATACAGGAATTGGCATGACTGAGGAGGAGCTCTCAAGGCTTGGCACGGCTTTTTATTCACTAAAAGAGCGGGGAACAGGAATGGGATTGATGGTATGTTACCAGATCGTAGAACGGATGAAAGGCCATATAAAGGTTACGAGCAAAAAAGGAGAAGGTACCATTTTTGAGATAATGGTCCCATTATTAATGGAAAGCCCTGAGTAA
- a CDS encoding DUF2535 family protein, with amino-acid sequence MLFKSLEFKNVVGQKVKVVDIPVLEEESTFYFMIQVRLQTFITAIYQERNAKKFYSFKEYLKRVMKWPDYEQLFQCAELKNNA; translated from the coding sequence TTGTTATTCAAAAGCCTAGAGTTCAAAAATGTTGTTGGACAGAAGGTTAAAGTCGTGGATATTCCTGTGTTGGAAGAAGAGAGCACCTTTTATTTTATGATCCAAGTCCGTTTGCAAACTTTTATAACAGCAATCTATCAGGAAAGAAACGCAAAAAAGTTTTATTCTTTTAAAGAGTATTTAAAAAGAGTCATGAAGTGGCCGGATTACGAGCAATTATTCCAATGTGCTGAATTGAAAAATAACGCCTGA
- a CDS encoding DegV family protein has translation MCKIKIVTDSTCDLNDELIKEWGIVVVPLSISINGENFLDRVDISPKEFMEKMKASPELPKSSQPPAGEFLKVYDELAADGYEIISIHMTGGMSGTVRSAESAAQMTSAKVHVVDSRFISKALAFQVLESARMAAEGKSAEEIVTRLDEIRNQTRLFVVVDTLENLVKGGRIGKGKAMIGSLLNIKPIASLEGGEYTPVSKARSHSQVVKFLRNQFASDVDGRTIKGVGLVHAEGIGLAEKIKEAVYEVSGYDDFTIEETTPIVSTHTGPGAIGFMYYFE, from the coding sequence ATGTGTAAAATTAAAATTGTAACTGATTCTACTTGTGATCTGAATGATGAGCTTATTAAAGAATGGGGGATCGTCGTTGTCCCTTTATCCATTTCTATTAATGGGGAAAATTTTTTAGATAGAGTGGACATCAGTCCAAAGGAATTCATGGAAAAGATGAAAGCTTCTCCTGAGTTGCCAAAGAGTTCTCAGCCACCTGCCGGTGAATTTTTAAAGGTTTATGACGAGCTGGCTGCGGACGGTTATGAAATCATCTCCATACATATGACAGGCGGCATGAGCGGTACCGTCCGCTCTGCAGAAAGTGCGGCGCAGATGACCAGTGCGAAGGTGCATGTAGTGGATTCCCGCTTTATATCGAAAGCTTTGGCATTTCAAGTCCTTGAGTCTGCCAGGATGGCCGCTGAAGGCAAATCAGCTGAAGAAATAGTCACAAGGCTGGATGAAATAAGAAATCAGACTCGTCTTTTTGTGGTCGTTGATACGCTTGAGAACTTGGTCAAGGGAGGGCGTATTGGCAAAGGAAAAGCCATGATTGGTTCATTGTTGAATATTAAACCAATCGCTTCTCTGGAAGGTGGAGAGTATACGCCAGTTTCCAAGGCCAGAAGTCATTCCCAGGTGGTAAAGTTTCTTAGAAATCAATTTGCCTCAGATGTAGACGGAAGAACGATCAAAGGTGTAGGGCTTGTTCACGCAGAAGGCATAGGCCTTGCAGAAAAAATTAAAGAAGCTGTGTATGAAGTCTCTGGCTATGATGACTTTACAATCGAAGAAACAACGCCAATCGTGAGTACTCATACTGGTCCAGGTGCTATAGGTTTTATGTACTATTTTGAATAA